The region GCGGCGCGGCGAGCCCCAGGATGCCAACCCCCATCCGGCTGCCCTCGATCCCGACCTCGAGCGTGTCGCCGTCGATGACCCGCACGTACCCCGTGACGTCCACGCTCCCGCTGCCGGCCGGCGGCGCACCGCCCGGCCCGACCCGCTCGGCGTGCGTCGCTGCTGGCGCCCCCGACACCAGCAGCCAGAGCACAACGACAAGTACCGCCGCACTACGCCGTGCCGCGCCCATGATGGCCTGTCCCCCGTCCCCGTCACCGGGGTTGTCCGCCCCTGCGCGGTTGGAGCGCGCGCCCCTGCGCTCCAACCACGACTGTCCTTCACCCAAGCCTAATGTTCGGTGGTTCTCATTCCGTTGAGTCTGCCCTTCGGAAGCGGCAACAATGGTCAGTGCATACGACGCACACTTGTGACGCCGCCGACTCGGAAGTGCGATATGGGTAGCGTAGGCAGATGGCTCGTCGCCGGGCTGTTCTCCGCGGGACAGCATATGGTTGTGATCTGCTTGAGATTTCTGTGGAGGACGAGTTCTCTACCAGCGATATCATTTCGAAGACCCTGTGACAAGTAGTCGAGTAACAGACGAAGGAATGTTTCGATTTGATACAGTCCGGTTACGGGCCCATGAGATACATGCCCCGTTTGCTCGAAATAGTGACCGTCCCTCGTCAGTATGTGTGGTCATGACTCGTGATTCTGTACGGCTGCGACATTTCTATGAGTGCTGCGTACCGTAGATGGTTCATTGCTGCATCCGGTTGCGTTCTGGTTTCATCGGCGCAGCCCGCCACGGTCGGCCGAGCCTCTGTGCTTGCGGTGTGAAGTCGACCGCCCAAGCCGCCCCCCAGCCGTACCACGCCCCCACCTTCTCGCGCCCCCCAACGAGATGGCGGCTGGCCGTGAGCCTGACAGTGCCAGGAGCACGTCTCCAGGTCTTGTCGCCCCCGGAGCAGTCCGATTTTGTCGCGTATGCGCATCAGTCCGTTGCTGTCCCTGTTGTTCGTGCTTTTTCTGGTAACGTATCCCACAACCACCGATTCGCCGCTTGCGCCTGACCTTTCGACCGCCTTCGCGCAGACCAGCTGCCCGACCGGGCAGTACCGTGCCGAGTACTTCAACAACCCGTCGTTGAGCGGCTCGCCGGCCCTCGTGCGGTGTGAGTCGCGCATCAACTACCGCTGGGGTACGGATGCCCCAGCCAGCGGCATCCCCGCTGACAACTTCTCCGTTCGCTGGTCCGGCAAGTTTCGCTTCGATGCCGGCACCTACGTCTTTTCGGCGACGGTTGACGATGGCATTCGCTTCTGGCTTGACGGCATCAAGACGCTTGAAGAGTGGCGGAGCCAGTCGCGAAGCTTCTCCCGCCAGCGCGATCTGACGGCCGGCGAGCATGAGATCACCATCGAGTATTACGAGGGGAGTGCGTCGGCTACGGCTATCTTCGGCTGGGAGAAGGTCGGCGGCTTGCCGAGCGACCCGGACCCCACGGCGACCCGGACCCCAACGCCGAAGTCGGCGGCCACCGCGACGCCCGTCCCCAGCAGCACGCCGACGCGGACCGCCACGTCCGTGCCGCCTACGGCAACCTCTGCCAGCGGCTGCCCGACAAACCAGTACCGTGCGCTCTACTACAACAACACCTCGCTGAGCGGAACGCCGAAGCTGAGCCGCTGTGAGTCTGGCCCGATCGCGTACCGCTGGGGTACGAACGCGCCAGCGAGCGGTATCGGCGCGGACAACTTCTCGGTGCGCTGGTCTGGCACGCACGATTTCGATGCCGGCACGTACACGTTCCGCGTCTTCTCAGATGACGGCGTGCGGCTGCGCGTGGATGGCGTGACGATCCTCGACCAGTGGAAGTCGCAGGCGGCGGGCTGGGAGATCCAGCGGACGCTGACGGACGGCCCGCACCAGATCGAGGTTGACTATTACGAGGGGGCCGCCGGAGCCACCATCGAGGTCGGCTGGACGCGCTCGACGGCCGGCAGCACCGCCACGCCTGGCGCCACGGCGACCCGGACGCCAACGCCGAAGTCGGCGGCCACCTCGACGCCTGTCCCGACCGCGACCTCGTCGTCCAGCTGTCCGCTGGGGCAGTATCGCGCTGAGTTCTTCGCGAACACTACGCTCAGCGGGACGCCTGTGGCCGCGCGCTGCGAGGCCGCCCCGATCTCATCTGACTGGCAGTATGGCGCGCCGTTCTCGTCGCTGCCGGTCGACAGCTTCTCGGTGCGCTACGTCGGCCGGTTCAAGTTCCCCATCAGCGGTGACTACACCTTCACCGCGAACGTGGACGACGGCGTCCGTGTCTGGCTGAACGGCACGCTGCTGATCGACAACTCGGCGAACCGGCCGGGCACGTACACGGCTGTGCGCTCGTTCCCGCCGGGGGTGGTCGCCGAAGAGCATGAGCTGAAGGTGGAGTTCGTCGAGAAGGGCGGCGGCGCGAAGATCTCCTTCAACTGGGCGCAGGGCTCGACCGCCCCGACGCCGACGCCGACCACGACGGGCTCGGCCCCGCCGCCGACCTGCTCGACGAGCGTCGGCTCCATCACGGTGCCGTCTGGCTTCTGCCTGCACGATTTTGCGACCGGGCTGACCGCCGTCCGCTTCATGACCTACAGCCCAGACGGCGAGTTGTACGCCTCGCTGCCGAGCCAGGGGCGCATCGTGCGGCTGCCGGATGCGAACAAGGACGGTGTGGCAGACGGCGTCTACACGTTCGCCAGCGGCCTGAACAAGCCGCACGGGCTGGTCTTCCACAACGGCTACCTGTACGTGGCGGAGACGAACTCCGTCACCCGGGTGCGGGATACCAACGGCGACAAGGTCAGCGATCAGACCCAGCGGCTGGCCGCGCTGCCCGGCGACTCGGTCCACTGGTCGCGGACGATCATCGTCGGGTCGGACGGCAAGCTGTACGTCTCGATTGGCTCATCGTGTGATGCCTGCGTCGAGACCGACGCTCGCCGCGCGACGGTGATGCAGTTCAACGCCGACGGCACCGGCGGCCGAGTCTACTCCGAGGGGCTGCGCAACGCGGTTGGCCTGGCCCGACATCCGTCCACGGGCCAGATCTGGGCCAGCGGCAACGAGCGCGACGGCATGGGCGACAACTTCCCGGCCGAGATCCTGTCCCGCCTGATCGACGGGGCCGACTACGGCTGGCCGCGCTGCGCCAACGGCACGACGCCTGACACCCGCTTCACCGGCGGTTGCGGCGGCGTGACCCCGCCCGTGATGACGTTCCAGGCACACTCGGCTCCGCTGGGCATCGCGTTCTACACCGGTACGCGGTTCCCCTCGACGTACCAGGGCAACCTGTTCATGGCGTTCCACGGCTCGTGGAACCGCACCGATCCGACCGGGTACAAGATCGTGCGGGTGCCGTTCTCGAACGGCCAGCCGACGGGGCAGGTATTCGACTTCGCGACGGGCTGGCTCCGCGGCGACGACACGGTGCTCGGACGGCCGGTCGACGTGGTGACGGCCCCGGACGGCGGCCTGATGGTCTCCGACGACCGGGCGAACCGCATCTACCGGATCGTGTACGGGACGCCGTAGCTGCAAACGCCGCGCCACATGAGCCTGAGGCCCTCGCCCTGGCGGGTGAGGGCCTTTCCTTCGCTCGTTCGGCTGCCTCACCAACGCGAGCCGTGCCCGTGCTGGAGTACCCTCCCCGTGAGTACTGCAGGGGGCACGATCGATGAAGATCACACGGGTCAGAGTGTTCGAGGTCGAGGGCGAGGAGCGCTCCGGCATGGCGATCTACGAGATCGCGCGGCAGGGGCTCCAGGCGAACGAGGCCGGGCCGTTCCGGCAGGTCTACACCCAGATCGAGACAGACGAGGGCATCACCGGCCTGAGCAGCGGCGGCACGGTCGAGACGCTGGCGCTCGGGCAACTGCTGATCGGCGAAGACCCGGTGCGCGTCGAGTACCTCTGGGAGAAGCTGTACCAGAACGCCTACCATCGGCTGCGGATGGCGAATCTGGCGGTGCTGGACCTCTGCCTGTGGGACATCATCGGCAAGGCCAAGAACGAGCCGGTCTATCGGCTGCTGGGCGGCCCGACGCGGGACCGGGTCCGCGCCTACGCTGGCATGCTCGGCTTCTCGACGGACCCCGAGCGGGCGGCGGCGCGCTCGCAGGAGTTCGTGGCGCAGGGGTTCACGGCGCTGAAGTGGTACGTGCCGGCCAACGAGCGCGAGGGCAAGGACGGCCTGCGCCGCAACGTGGCGCTCGTCAAGGCCGTGCGCGAGGCTGTCGGGCCGGACATCGACATCATGGTGGACTGCCTGCTCTCCGACCCGAAGCCGAACTCGATCCTCTACACGATCGACCTCGCGCGGCGGCTGGAGGAGTTCCGCCCGACCTGGCTGGAGGAGCCGCTCAACTTCGACGATCTGGACGCGCACGCCAAGCTGGCCCGCTCGACCAGCATCCCGATTGCGTTCGGGGAGCACTTCTACACCCGCTGGCAGATCCGGGTCATCATCGAGAGCGGCGCGGCGACGGTCCTCCAGCCGGACCCGAACGCGGCGGGCGGCATCACCGAGATGCGGAAGATCGCGGCGCTGGCGTCAACCTACGGGATGCCGGTGGTACCGCACGCCAACGAGTCGTGTCGGAACAACCTGCACTTCCTGTTCGCCAACACCGAGCGGACCTGTCCGCTGGGCGAGTGGGGCGGCAAGATCAACGTCAACGTCCAGCACTTCTACCGCGACTGGTACGCCCCGAAGAACGGCTACTTCGAGCTGCCGGCCGGCCCGGGCTTCGGCTACGAGCTGGACGAGTCGAAGGTCAAGCGCCGCACCGAGATCGCCTGACGAATCGGTAACGGGTCGTGCCGCGTAGTCAGGCGGCACGACCTCCAACTACAGGTCGAACGACAGCAATTCTTCGGCGAACAGGATCTCGCCGCCGAAGATCGCACGGACGTCCCCGATACCCTTCTCCAGCGGGCCGTGCTGCGAGAGGTGCGGCCCCATGTGGGACAGGACCAGCTTCTTGACGCCGGCCGCCTGAGCCATCTCGGCCGCGCCCGTCGTGCCGCACTGCCCGACGTTCTCGCCGTTCGTGTTCATGATCTCCTGGTTGTCCCAACACATGCAGAGCATCACGTCCGCGCCCCGCGCCAGCTCGATGACCGTCTCGCAGGGCTGGGTGTCGCCGGTGAACACGACGCTGCCCTCGGGCGTGTCCAGGCGGTAGGCCAGCGAGTCGAGCCAGGGCTGGACGTGCTCGGCCGGGGCGGCCGTTACCTTCCAGGCGTCCTGCTGGTACACCAGCCCGGGGCCGATGTCGAAGGTAGCGACTGACGGGGGCAGCCGGGGCAGCACGCCGCCTCGGTTGACGTAGACCTGCTGGCTGGTCGGGGCGTTCACCCGCGCGATCCAGTCATGGGCGAACGCCCCGACCTCCTTGTCCAGGATCCGGCGGGTGAACTCGGTGGTGGGTGGCGGCCCGAACACCTGCAATTCGTTCGCCTTGCCGGCCGCCTGGTCCCAGCGACACAGCAGGAAGCACGGATAGTCTACATCGTGGTCGAAGTGGTGGTGCGTGAAGAAGAGGTAGTCGATCTTCGTGGGCCAGAGGCCGGCCTTGACGAGCTTGTGGGTGGCTGCAGGGCCGCAGTCGAACATCAAGTACTCGTCGCCCACGTTGACGACGTACGACGAGCCGAACCGCTCGGCGGTCGGGGTGGGGGTGCCAGCGCCGAGGATGTAGATTCGTGCCATCTGCTCCCTCGCAGCGACGTGGGCCTCCCCTGCACCGTATCGGTGAGCGGGCGACGCCACCAGTGATCGACATGCCGGCAGAGGGTGCCCTATCTGATCCGTGGCGTCAAGCCCGGTCGAACGGCCATCTGCCGCGTGCTACCCTGCCCGTAGACCGGCGGTCGCACGCTGTTGCGCGTGAGGCGTGTGGGCCGGACCATACTGGCCGGCATCGTCGCTATCGAGCAGCGGGGAGCGCGGGCGCAGTCAGCCCACCAATCCAGAGGAGGAGCACTCGTGGCACCGAAGATTCGCCTCGGGTTCGTCGGCGCAAACGTCCACTCGGGCTGGGCCTCGCAGTCGCACTTCCCGGCCCTGCTCGCCAGCCCCGATGTCGAGATCACCGCCGTCTGCACCACCCGACCCGAGACGGCCAAGGAGGCGCGCGAGGCGTTCGGCGCCAAGCTCGCGTTCCACGACTACCGCGAGCTGGTTCGCTCGCCGGAGATCGACGCCGTCGCCGTCGTCGTCAGGGTGCCGTCGCACGAGGGACCGACCAGGGCCGCCATCGAGGCCGGGAAGCACGTCTACACCGAATGGCCGCTGGGCCGGACGACCGCCGAGGCCGAGGAGCTGGCAGCGCTGGCACAGGCCCGAGGCGTGCAGACGGCGGTCGGCCTCCAGTCCAGGGCCAGCCCCGCCATCCTCTACTTGAAGGAGCTGATCGCCAGCGGCTACGTCGGGGAGGTGCTGGCCTGCCACGTCTCCTGCTTCCGTGATGGTTCGCTCGAACGCCCGTCGAGCCGCACCTGGTCGCGAGACGCCAGCCTCGGCGCGACAACCCTCACGATCGCCAACGGCCACGTCATCGACGCGCTCCGCTTCGTCGCCGGGGAGTTCGTGAGCGTCAGCGCGCTGGTGACCACCCAGTCACCCCAGTGGTTCGAGACGGATACGCAGCGGATGGTGGACGTGACCGCGCCCGACAACGTGCTGGTCAGTGGCCGGCTGGCCGGCGGCGCGGTGGCCTCGGTCCACGTCGGCGCGATGCCCTGGGCCGGCGG is a window of Chloroflexota bacterium DNA encoding:
- a CDS encoding Gfo/Idh/MocA family oxidoreductase, with protein sequence MAPKIRLGFVGANVHSGWASQSHFPALLASPDVEITAVCTTRPETAKEAREAFGAKLAFHDYRELVRSPEIDAVAVVVRVPSHEGPTRAAIEAGKHVYTEWPLGRTTAEAEELAALAQARGVQTAVGLQSRASPAILYLKELIASGYVGEVLACHVSCFRDGSLERPSSRTWSRDASLGATTLTIANGHVIDALRFVAGEFVSVSALVTTQSPQWFETDTQRMVDVTAPDNVLVSGRLAGGAVASVHVGAMPWAGGGLRMEFFGREGTLVATGSVSSQRGEMPRVRGARGSHDLADLPIPTRFDAVPPEFPRGDPFNVGQLYALFAQSIRTGRPCTPTFDDAVSLHRFVDAIAESSARGCEVRLG
- a CDS encoding MBL fold metallo-hydrolase, with translation MARIYILGAGTPTPTAERFGSSYVVNVGDEYLMFDCGPAATHKLVKAGLWPTKIDYLFFTHHHFDHDVDYPCFLLCRWDQAAGKANELQVFGPPPTTEFTRRILDKEVGAFAHDWIARVNAPTSQQVYVNRGGVLPRLPPSVATFDIGPGLVYQQDAWKVTAAPAEHVQPWLDSLAYRLDTPEGSVVFTGDTQPCETVIELARGADVMLCMCWDNQEIMNTNGENVGQCGTTGAAEMAQAAGVKKLVLSHMGPHLSQHGPLEKGIGDVRAIFGGEILFAEELLSFDL
- a CDS encoding PQQ-dependent sugar dehydrogenase, giving the protein MRISPLLSLLFVLFLVTYPTTTDSPLAPDLSTAFAQTSCPTGQYRAEYFNNPSLSGSPALVRCESRINYRWGTDAPASGIPADNFSVRWSGKFRFDAGTYVFSATVDDGIRFWLDGIKTLEEWRSQSRSFSRQRDLTAGEHEITIEYYEGSASATAIFGWEKVGGLPSDPDPTATRTPTPKSAATATPVPSSTPTRTATSVPPTATSASGCPTNQYRALYYNNTSLSGTPKLSRCESGPIAYRWGTNAPASGIGADNFSVRWSGTHDFDAGTYTFRVFSDDGVRLRVDGVTILDQWKSQAAGWEIQRTLTDGPHQIEVDYYEGAAGATIEVGWTRSTAGSTATPGATATRTPTPKSAATSTPVPTATSSSSCPLGQYRAEFFANTTLSGTPVAARCEAAPISSDWQYGAPFSSLPVDSFSVRYVGRFKFPISGDYTFTANVDDGVRVWLNGTLLIDNSANRPGTYTAVRSFPPGVVAEEHELKVEFVEKGGGAKISFNWAQGSTAPTPTPTTTGSAPPPTCSTSVGSITVPSGFCLHDFATGLTAVRFMTYSPDGELYASLPSQGRIVRLPDANKDGVADGVYTFASGLNKPHGLVFHNGYLYVAETNSVTRVRDTNGDKVSDQTQRLAALPGDSVHWSRTIIVGSDGKLYVSIGSSCDACVETDARRATVMQFNADGTGGRVYSEGLRNAVGLARHPSTGQIWASGNERDGMGDNFPAEILSRLIDGADYGWPRCANGTTPDTRFTGGCGGVTPPVMTFQAHSAPLGIAFYTGTRFPSTYQGNLFMAFHGSWNRTDPTGYKIVRVPFSNGQPTGQVFDFATGWLRGDDTVLGRPVDVVTAPDGGLMVSDDRANRIYRIVYGTP
- a CDS encoding mandelate racemase/muconate lactonizing enzyme family protein; this encodes MKITRVRVFEVEGEERSGMAIYEIARQGLQANEAGPFRQVYTQIETDEGITGLSSGGTVETLALGQLLIGEDPVRVEYLWEKLYQNAYHRLRMANLAVLDLCLWDIIGKAKNEPVYRLLGGPTRDRVRAYAGMLGFSTDPERAAARSQEFVAQGFTALKWYVPANEREGKDGLRRNVALVKAVREAVGPDIDIMVDCLLSDPKPNSILYTIDLARRLEEFRPTWLEEPLNFDDLDAHAKLARSTSIPIAFGEHFYTRWQIRVIIESGAATVLQPDPNAAGGITEMRKIAALASTYGMPVVPHANESCRNNLHFLFANTERTCPLGEWGGKINVNVQHFYRDWYAPKNGYFELPAGPGFGYELDESKVKRRTEIA